The following are encoded together in the Thunnus thynnus chromosome 15, fThuThy2.1, whole genome shotgun sequence genome:
- the si:ch211-133n4.6 gene encoding osteocalcin 2 isoform X1: MLSRNVVLLFSLFALLVEGDLDSNDAGIQAMSTDKDSTSDEAPTESMNAVSPDQTDESQYYGGGPSDVSSTSAETADTVAANQVTAAEAVTTNSVEEEDVSNFFLTEDESPDSDEGGKKKFSSRSAKLQSPTLSAQSPASSAQGSALSDQSHALSAQPIVPQQKALVRSRASKRRSRTSRRQM; the protein is encoded by the exons ATGCTCTCCAG gaatgttgttcttctgttctctctgttcGCCCTGCTGGTGGAGGGAGACCTCGACTCCAATG atGCTGGAATACAAGCCATGTCCACTG ATAAAGATTCCACATCTGATGAAGCTCCAACAG agAGTATGAACGCCGTCTCTCCTGATCAGACTG ATGAATCCCAGTATTACGGAGGAGGACCTTCAG ACGTCAGCAGCACCAGCgcagagacagcagaca CCGTGGCAGCCAATCAGGTGACAGCAGCGG AAGCTGTCACTACAAACAGCGTTGAAGAAGAAGATG TTTCAAACTTTTTTCTTACAGAAGACGAGAGCCCAGACTCTGatgaaggagggaagaaaaagtTCAGCTCTCGCTCAGCCAAACTGCAAAGTCCCACCCTCTCCGCTCAAAGCCCCGCCTCCTCAGCTCAAGGGTCCGCCCTCTCTGATCAAAGCCACGCCCTCTCCGCCCAGCCCATCGTCCCCCAGCAGAAAGCTCTGGTGAGAAGCCGAGCATCCAAAAGGAGATCCAGGACCAGCCGCCGTCAGATGTGA
- the si:ch211-133n4.6 gene encoding osteocalcin 2 isoform X2: MLSRNVVLLFSLFALLVEGDLDSNDAGIQAMSTDKDSTSDEAPTESMNAVSPDQTDESQYYGGGPSDVSSTSAETADTVAANQVTAAEAVTTNSVEEEDEDESPDSDEGGKKKFSSRSAKLQSPTLSAQSPASSAQGSALSDQSHALSAQPIVPQQKALVRSRASKRRSRTSRRQM; the protein is encoded by the exons ATGCTCTCCAG gaatgttgttcttctgttctctctgttcGCCCTGCTGGTGGAGGGAGACCTCGACTCCAATG atGCTGGAATACAAGCCATGTCCACTG ATAAAGATTCCACATCTGATGAAGCTCCAACAG agAGTATGAACGCCGTCTCTCCTGATCAGACTG ATGAATCCCAGTATTACGGAGGAGGACCTTCAG ACGTCAGCAGCACCAGCgcagagacagcagaca CCGTGGCAGCCAATCAGGTGACAGCAGCGG AAGCTGTCACTACAAACAGCGTTGAAGAAGAAGATG AAGACGAGAGCCCAGACTCTGatgaaggagggaagaaaaagtTCAGCTCTCGCTCAGCCAAACTGCAAAGTCCCACCCTCTCCGCTCAAAGCCCCGCCTCCTCAGCTCAAGGGTCCGCCCTCTCTGATCAAAGCCACGCCCTCTCCGCCCAGCCCATCGTCCCCCAGCAGAAAGCTCTGGTGAGAAGCCGAGCATCCAAAAGGAGATCCAGGACCAGCCGCCGTCAGATGTGA